The genomic region TTGATATTATAACGTGGTATGActatggtttttttttttttccttttcatttatCACATTCAATATCACCAGTAGGGGTGAGGAAAACCGAAATGAAACCAAAAAACTGATGGGTTCCATTTGGGTTCTCATATTTGGTTTGGTTTTGAGCAACAAAAGTTCAGTAGAACCaaaccaattttttttattttttaataaaatatttttattattgttatagaattttaatgttttaaggaaaatttatataattttaatacaattatgaataaaaattaaatacttttcTTCTCATGTTTGTAGAACATGAGTCTTTTactgaaataaatattttaaaaataatatggaattgataaaagatttaaatttaaaaataaaaaaatataatcccTGATACCAAACCTAATCAGTTTGGTTCATCTGTTAGGGGGATCAGTAGTTCGGTTTTTACTGGTTCAATTTGGTACCAAACTGAACGTTTGGTCACCCTAATCTCCAGTAACTAAAAACTGGCAGATAAAATTGGCATGAGATGTATGACTAATTGCTTGAACTGGTTGTAAGTTCATACTCCAGAAGACTGAGCGTAAATATATTTGTTGTTAAAGTACCTTTCATCACCATGTATAACCTTCCTGGTTGTTACATTTTATAGGCAGTTTAACTTATTGCTGCATAGCAGTTTATGCAATAACATATATGCTTATTCTGCATCATAAGTAGGTTATTGTGGCTACCAAAGTATGTGGTTATTCAGAACGGTCAAGTTATATTCGTGAGAATGCTAAGATTTTGCGTGTTGATGCTGCTAATATCAAAGAGAGTGTGGAGAAAAGCCTTAAGCGCCTTGGCATTGACTACATCGATTTGCTGCAAATACATTGGTAACTTCATGGTTTCTGTGTGACCTATCCTGCTagcatatataaaagatatgcTTCTAAGGTTATGTTACTAGTAATCAATGCCGTCAGATTATATTAACATTGTATTATGATTCTAGCCAAAGGCAAGAGCTTAGAGAGCAGCACAAATTCATTGGTGTGCTGTACAATTGCTGCTGCCCTCACTTTTCTATCCTCCCTTCTTACTCATGTGGAATCTTGTAATGCATGTTCTGGCTATTTTGGAATCATATATTGATAATGTTGAAGAGTAATACCAcatttcattttattgttatGTTTCCCAAACTTCAATTCATTGTCCGATCATAAGTGGAAGCAGGCACGTCATTTTCTTAGTATGTTTAtacttgaaaataaaattaatggtaAAAGCAAAAAGGTTGATTGGTTATCATGTGGATCCAACTTAATGCAGGCCAGATCGTTATGTACCACTGTTTGGTGagtttttttatgattcttcaaaatggaGACCCAGTGTGCCATTTGTAGAGCAACTGAGGGCCTTCCAAGAGCTCATTGATGAAGGAAAGGTAATTCCTTTTGCTCCTGTACAACATTATTGGTGTCGCATTTTTAAAGTTTGAGAAGCTAATGGTCTTTGTCATCTATAATGCACTGTAGTCATGCCTTATCACTATTATCATGCTCAGTACTTTAATATATACAGTTATGACTCTGAATAAATAAATGCATTGCACTAGCTCTGGAAGGAAGGCAGATGCATCTATATAACTGAAGAGAAGTGAACTTCATCTGCATATCTGACGCTCTTTCAGTTGGCATAGTTTAATTGTCATGTCATGAAAATACTAGCAATCAACTGATGAAATGAAATGCTTTTGAGCTTATTTAGGTCCGCTATATTGGTGTTTCAAATGAGACTTCATATGGGGTTATGGAGTTTGTTCATGCAGCTAAAACTGAAGGGCTACCTAAGATTGTGAGTATCCAGAACAGCTACAGTCTATTGGTTAGGTGCCATTTTGAAAGTAAGTTCTTGAAGCTATTCTTACTTTCATAAAAGTGTGAAAACTAAAGTTCTGCTTTCTTTGCCACTTATCTTTCTTAGGCCCTTGTAATTTCTCCGGTTGATATTTTACAGTTGATCTTGTTGAAGTTTGCCACCCAAAGAATTGCAACATTGGCTTGCTTTGTTACTCTCCCTTGGGTGGTGGATCACTGAGTGGGAAATATCTGGATATGAATTCTGAAGCTGCCAAAAAAGGGAGACTGAACCTTTTTCCTGGATACATGGAACGATATCAATATTCACTTGCCAGGGTATGTCTATCTATAATCTATAAATGTTTTCTATGATTGCAATTTGCACTGAGAGTCTGGAGATCTAACAGCATAAGCCCCCTGGCCTgggtaaaaaaaatttgtgtcCAGAGTATTTGAATCTTTTATTCTATGTGAATATTGTGTTTTGACTATTTGATTGATAATGTATTAGAAGACTAAGATTTCAGAGAAACTTAAGTTTTTGGAATTTATCTTCTTATCTGTATCACAGGAAGCGACAATTCAATATATTGAAATGGCACAGAAGCATGGTTTAACTCCAGTACAACTCGCACTTGGATTCGCAAGAGATCGACCATTTATGACGAGTTCTATTATTGGGGCAACCTCCATTGATCAACTAAGAGAAGACATTGATGCTTTCTTGACAACTGGGCGACCTTTGCCCCCAGAAGTAATGGCGGATATTGAAACTATTTTCAAGAGATACAAAGATCCTACTATCCTTTGAGAGTTGTAGCATTTTAAGGTTATATaatcttattcttttcttcagTTTTGGCCTATGTGAAGTATGTAATTAGATTCAAGACATACTGTATAGTGTTTTGGATTTATGATCTTCTACCAACATATCCCAATTATTTAGtgcctcttttttttttttttttgtcacaGTAGTTTGCTTTGTGTTCGAATCTTATTGCAACGTATGACAATCTCTTAGCAATGTTTTGTTCCAGCACTTTATTATTGGTATCGTACGAGGATTCATAACagcaaaaagaatttgatgCACACCTGAATGAACACCTTACTTTATGGTATTTATTTGTACCTTcattccattttttttattacatatcAATAATACGGGACAAATAATACATTCGATCTCAATAGGCATGCAGTAATTCCACCCAAAAAAAAGgaggaaataatattataaatataataatactttcattgtgaggagttttctttttctttcttattttaattttccatGAAAAGCCAAATGGCAGGACATAACAGACCAAAAAAAAAGCATTAGGGAGTAGAATTTGAAATGCAGTTTAATTAGTTGGGAAACGTGGAGGCAAACAGAGAGACGCGCCAATATCTGACCCTAATTCCTTTTGAGCTGCAAACTTCCCTAAACATCTGACTCGCTGCTCACTTCCCTCTCCTTtcgctctctctctctctctctctcttcacACCGACATCCATTCTTGATCTGCATTTTCTTGATGGGTCAATTTTCATGATCCAATTCTGCATATTCCTCATTGAAACCAACCATATATGGatcttattctaaaaaatcTGCAATGTGGATTGTGATTATGTTATGTGTTTTAAATTGTTGAATTCTTGATTACATTTGATTTGGTTTCTTGCATCGTGTTTCTTGAATTTCTTGGTTTGTTTTTTGGAGGCAAATCTTGAGAagatttatgaataaaaaagaagaaaaagaaggttGATGAGAGGCCAAATCAAAGTAGAAAAAAACATATGCATCTATGAAGACTTGGGCATTGAAGTCGCTGCCGCACCACCTGATGCAGTTATTATCGGTTGAGCTTCTTCTTCTGCAAATATTTCAGATGGAATGGCAGATCCTGTTATTTATGGCAATTCTGACCGTGACATCGAAcaagtttgttttcttttccccttttcttttaaggcAAAAAGGAAAAGCATGATTTTGGACCTTTGAAAAGGCTCACTTTTTTCAGAAATGGGAAGGGTTAAGGTTATGATATCTTTAGATTACTCAATTTAGAAACTTGCTAAGATATACAAATGTAAGGAATTTGTTGTTGACAGAACAAAATTCTGCTGCATTTAGAGAATAGTACCATCAGTGCTTCATAACTTATCTAGTGTGGGTTTGGAATATTAGTGTGTTAAGGCAGATGATTCTAAGAATTTCTTGTGGTCTGAATTTATGTTttgatttgtttctttttgtttctgaAGGCACTTGTTACTTTGAAAAAAGGCACGCAGTTAATTAAGTACAGCCGGAAAGGAAAACCCAAGTTTCGCGCATTCAGACTTTCTCCAGTGAGTTACTGCTGTTTACtgacataattaattttacatgcCATGAATAGTCTTGTTTACATTAATTTGAAGGTATCCGGCTCTTGTAACCTGCTTCTCACTTTACCGGATTTCCCTGAAATGAGTAGTTAGACTGACTACCTCCAAAATCATATCTTATGTATAGGTTTTAAAATCTGCAACCTCAGTTTTCCATTTTCTATGTGCTCATTTCAAGTTCAAATTGGTCATCTGTGTCTATATTGGACCTTCCCTGATACGTATGTTTATGATGTATCTGTCAATAGCCTCACGtgtataaataatttgaattttagtgATATTGACAGGATGAAACAACATTGATATGGTTATCACGTGGAGAAGAAAAGATTCTGAATTTATCTTCTGTCTCACGGATTATCCCAGGACAGAGAACTGTAAGTTAAAGACTTCTTCTCTCTTGAGAACTAGTTCATGATATGTATCACAGCTAACCTTGCATTATTATGTAACCATCAATAGATTTGTTTCCAATTGTTAACTAACGGAAATGGTTGCTTTCCTTTGTATGCATACTCTTGATAGGCTGTATTTAGAAGATTCTTACGCCCTGAAAAGGATTACTTGTCGTTTTCACTTCTATATAACAACGGTGAAAGAACTCTTGATCTGGTCAGTGCCAGTATCAAGATTATCAGTGTCTATTAATCTTTATCTGAATGATACCTTGGAATCTGACTACTTCGTGTTTCTTCTAATTCATAGATCTGTAAGGACAAGGTTGAGGCGGAGGTGTGGCTTGCGGGCCTTAAGGCATTGATTGGAAGGAATCGTGGTAGACGTACAAGGAGTGATATTTCTGATGTGAGTTTTCCTTTTGACTAGAACAATTTTTGATCCAGAAATCAAATCTACTACTAATTACAATGACTTAGCTCCTGTGAGTAAGCCAGGTGGGGGCAAAATTGGTGTTCTTTTCCACCATATTGGAGACTTGCTAAGCAATATATGCGGGGCTTCCATGTAATACTGGTATCTAGTCATTTAAAATCTACCAATATCTCGGATGAAGATATTGACTTCTGTCGTTCATGTCCTTGCCAAATGAGTAATGAGCATCTGATTGGCCACGAACATGAATCGCTGCCTCTCTTGTTGATCATCCGTTCAaaggtttaatttttttttagatggCTAATTTTCTGTTATCCGCATCTTTTTCTGCAGCTAACTGACGGTGGAGATTTTTTGCAAAATGGCCGTATCTCTGGTGCAACACTAGACTTATCTTCAAGTATTAATCGTGGGAGAGTGTCTATTGATTTAGGTCCTCGTGATACTTCTTTGAATTCAGCAAGCTCAGATGCAGCGTCAGAACGTGCAAATATGCAACTAAGAACAAGTGGTGGAGATGGTTTCCGGATTAGTGTTTCAAGCACTCCTAGCTGTTCAAGTGGTGGATCAGGTCCAGATGACATTGAATCATTAGGTGATGTTTATTTATGGGGAGAAGTTTGGAGTGATGCCGTTTTCCCTGATGGGTCCATGAGCTCAGTTCCTATAAAGAATGATGTGCTGACTCCTAAACCCCTAGAATCTAACGTAGTTCTTGATGTACAGCAGATTGCTTGTGGGGTGCGTCATGTTGCTCTTGTAACAAGGCAAGGTGAGGTTTTTACCTGGGGAGAGGAATCTGGGGGGAGACTTGGACATGGATTTGAAACAGACTTCAGTTGCCCACGGCTTGTCGAGTTTCTTGCAGTTACCAATGTGGATTTTGTTGCTTGTGGTGAGTATCATACCTGTGCTGTGACTACATCTGGTGACTTGTACACTTGGGGTGATGGTACACGGAATGCTGGACTCCTTGGCCAGGGCACTGATGTTAGCCACTGGATACCGAAAAGGGTTTCTGGACCTCTAGAAGGACTTCAGGTTTTCTCTATTGCCTGTGGCACATGGCATTCAGCTTTGGCAACTTCAAATGGAAAATTATTTACCTTCGGGGATGGAGCTTTTGGCGTTTTGGGCCACGGAGACAGAGAAAGCTTGTCATTTCCAAAAGAGGTGCAGTTATTGAGTGGACTAAAGACTATAAAGGTTGCATGTGGTGTCTGGCATACTGCTGCCATTGTAGAGGTTATGAGCCAGTCGGGGGCAAATGTTTCCTCAAGGAAGCTGTTTACTTGGGGTGATGGCGACAAAAACCGTTTAGGTCATGGAAGTAAGGACACCTACTTGCTTCCTACTTGTGTCTCCAGCCTTATTGACTACAACTTCCACCAGATAGCATGTGGCCAAACATTGACTGTTGCCCTTACAACCTCAGGTCATGTGTTTACTATGGGTGGAACTGCACATGGTCAGCTAGGCAATCCAGCCTCTGATGGAAAAATGCCAACCTTAGTACAAGACAGTTTGGTTGGTGAATTTGTTGAAGAAGTCTCTTGTGGTGCACACCATGTTGCTGTGCTTACGTCAAGAAGTGAATTGTACACTTGGGGTAAGGGTGCCAATGGACGACTGGGGCATGGAGACACAGAAGATCGAAGAACTCCAACTTTAGTTGAAGCATTGAAAGATAGgcatgttaaaaatatatcatgtgGCTCAAATTTTACCACCAGTATATGCATCCACAAGTGGGTTTCTGGAGCAGACCAATCAGTTTGCTCTGGCTGCCGGCAAGCATTTGGTTTTACTAGAAAGAGGCATAACTGTTATAATTGTGGTCTGGTGCATTGCCATGCTTGCAGTTCCAAAAAAGCTCTGAAAGCAGCATTGGCTCCTACTCCTGGCAAACCTCATCGCGTCTGCGATGCTTGCTATGCAAAACTTAAGACTTCTGATACTGGTAATTATAACATCAATAGGAAAGCTACCACCCCACGCCGCTCAATAGATATCAGGGAGAAAATGGACAGGGGAGAGGCCAATACTTCAAGAACTTTATTTTCTCCTTCTACAGAACCTATAAAATATCTTGAAATCAAGTCAGTGAGACCTGGAATGAGATCTGAGGCTCCTTCTATTGTCCGAGCTTCCCAAGTTCCAAATCTCTTACAGCTAAAAGATATTGCTTTTCCAAGTTCACTTAGTGCTATTCAAAATGCTTGGAAGCCTGTTTCATCACCAGTATCTCTGTCTCCTCTGAACTCACCTCAGCCTATGGGCAATTCAAGACCTGCTTCGCCATACTCAAGGAGACCAAGCCCTCCACGTATTTCCAGTCCTGGATTTTCTAGAAGTGTCATTGATAGCCTGAAGAAGACCAATGAGATTCTGAAGAATGACATGACAAAAGTGCAAAACCAAGTAATAATTATATCAGTTTTGTAATTCCTGGTTGCGTCCTCCATTTAATTCCTTTGCAGATTTAGGAATCTATACAGAGAAACTGACTATTggaaataacttttattttattttattttcccttAATAATTTCAGATGAAGACTTTCAAGCAAAAGTGTGATGCTCAAGAGACAGAAATCCAAAAACTACAGAAAGAAGCCAACGAAACTGCTTTATCGGCTAAAAGAGAAGCATCAAAGTGTAGAGTAGCCAAGGAACTTGTGAAATCCCTGGCAGAACaggtttgtttttattttccttaataTTTCAATTCACTTTTGCATCTAAATAGCTTCATAACAATGGATGCTAGAACTGACATGCCAAGCAGATAGTTCAACAAAACATTCTGTCGAGAATTTAGATCCATGCAGAAAGTCTAGCTGCTAAATGAGTCGCTGAATCACATGTTTAATGAATTACCATTCGGATATATTTGAGTGGTATACTGATATGTGACAATGGCTTAACTGTAAAAGCATTTCTTGTCATGGGTTAGTGAAAAACACATGCATCATAGAGTGTTTTGACATGTACATGCTTTTGTAATGCTACTTTGAAAGATGTATATGAAGTTAACTTGGGTTTAAAATATATCCTCAATCATGCAAGAAATGTTCATTTGTTCCGAAAAGATGACTGCAAAGTACATTAAATCTCTCATGAACAGACGGTTTTAATCATCTCTAATAAGCAAAATATATGCAATATATGCCTTTGTGTGAGTTCCTCTTTTAACTCATTAACACAGCTGTGCTATTGCGCTGATTAGCCCATGCACTTGCTGCTTTTTTGTGATTCAGCTAAAAGAAATGACAGTGCAATTGCCTCCTGATATTCAAGATAGCGAAACCTTCAAAGCTATGAATGGTCAAATCGAGACTTTTCTGCACATATATGAAACATCTGAAAGTTCTTCCGTGGCAGAAAGCTTAATGTCAGGCCAAAAACATGCATCTGATACAACTTCAAATATGCAAGAGAATAGGATTGAATATCAAGCTACTGACTTATCTCATGATGGAAGTGTTCCTCAGGACAGCCATAGATTATCTGTTTCTAGTAATCCAGAGACTGTACCCCATCATAACTCATCGGAACATGAGTCCCGATCACACGACGCTTCAACCTCAAAAAAGGAAGGAGAAAGTATTGAACAATTTGAACCTGGGGTGTACGTAACTTTCGTCCAACGTTCCAATGGAGTAAAGATCTTCAAACGCGTAAAATTCAGGTACTCAATGCAAATATTATCATTGATCAACAAGACAGTCATGAAAAGAATGTAGATATAAGACTCATCCGGTGCGTAAAGTGCTCTCCCCTGCTAATGCCTGCTTTCTGCAGAAAGCCTGTTTCCAGGGCTCGAAGGACTTACGGGACACGAAAGCAGTAATAACCAATTGCACCAAGGCTCGCCCTGAAAAAGAATGaagatattagaaaaaaaaagccGTCTTATTTAACTTTGATACATTGCCTTGAATGGTTTTGCAGTAAACGAAGGTTTCAGGAGCAACAGGCAGAAGTATGgtggaaagaaaacaaagatagGCTGCTCAGAAGGTACAGTCCACCAATAGTAAATGTTGCTGCTTCAATTGGATCATCCTCTACTCCAGCCTCACCCTCTGCCGCGTCCGCAGCCGCTGTACCATCATCTACAGCCCCAGCTGAGGAAACAAATGAGGGAGGACCATCATCTGAAACTTAGTACATCATGATAATCTAGCAAATTAGTCTGTTGCAACAATCAATGCAGAAAGCTGATGTAGAATCAGGAAGTGGCTAGCTCATTAAcggaaaagaaattattagatGATGATCTTCTTCCCCTCGCCACCAGGATTCTAGCTCAAACATCATATTGCAACTGTGAATGTTAAAGAAGGATATGTGATTCAGAaggcagaaaaagaaaaaacaatcctctgtttcttatttattttcattcacccattaattatttgtttattgcGACGAGACAAATGTGATGTACAGTAGACAAACTTTGTTAGGACATTATAAACCTCTCCATTATTCTATAGattttatcatttctttttttaatttcttaagctactgtttattataaaaattattctttttaaaataaaaaatatcattgaaaatatttttaggtgTGTTATTAATGAAAGTCcagaataataatttaaatgtaatctaattctataaataactctaatttgattaatatttatatttgatacaAAATTTGTATGGCGAAATATATCTTTATGATTTAATAGGAATAAAAACTTAAtgaactaaattgatataaaaaatttataatttaatctttaaatttattattagtaaattttattttctcgcTAAATTAGATGAGAAATTTAGACaagtagaatttaaataattgatttttttacttGCTCTGTTTTtagcaaaataaattttaaagactgaaataatttaaaattatatttagagtaatattattaatttattaaatcgAGTTTTCGACAAAGTTACTCATATGGTAAAATAATctgatgaaaagaaatttattgtaataaaaatgACATAAAAGGTAATTAGgatattaaactaaaaattagaaaataaatagtccttattagttattataacGGTGAAAGGGTTAATTTTCTAACAATTATCTTAGTGTTTATTGATGGCATGATTTTTCCAACTGGatcatcaaataaaagaaattagaaaactatataataatatttaatttattaattttagtaatttaatttataaatttcaaaatttaacgAATCATAtagcatataaaattaatataaacaatTACGTGAAAACGAATTTGAATGAAAGACAGATAATTGtacaatttataaactctaaacGATTGTCAGTAAAAGGAACATGAATGAACTGATATTAATCGCAAACGATAGGTCGTTCATTGTGATCATTATTAAGCTGTGATAATTGCTCTAGCGGTCCCACGCGGTTCACGTCCACATCCGTTTAGCTCAACCGTTTTcttgtcaaaatttatttaataacacAAATTTGTTGACtttctttgaatttcttttctgcTAAGTAAAACctaaattatgtattttcctGGAAAAGAGCTTCG from Ricinus communis isolate WT05 ecotype wild-type chromosome 9, ASM1957865v1, whole genome shotgun sequence harbors:
- the LOC8280435 gene encoding PH, RCC1 and FYVE domains-containing protein 1 isoform X3, whose product is MADPVIYGNSDRDIEQALVTLKKGTQLIKYSRKGKPKFRAFRLSPICKDKVEAEVWLAGLKALIGRNRGRRTRSDISDLTDGGDFLQNGRISGATLDLSSSINRGRVSIDLGPRDTSLNSASSDAASERANMQLRTSGGDGFRISVSSTPSCSSGGSGPDDIESLGDVYLWGEVWSDAVFPDGSMSSVPIKNDVLTPKPLESNVVLDVQQIACGVRHVALVTRQGEVFTWGEESGGRLGHGFETDFSCPRLVEFLAVTNVDFVACGEYHTCAVTTSGDLYTWGDGTRNAGLLGQGTDVSHWIPKRVSGPLEGLQVFSIACGTWHSALATSNGKLFTFGDGAFGVLGHGDRESLSFPKEVQLLSGLKTIKVACGVWHTAAIVEVMSQSGANVSSRKLFTWGDGDKNRLGHGSKDTYLLPTCVSSLIDYNFHQIACGQTLTVALTTSGHVFTMGGTAHGQLGNPASDGKMPTLVQDSLVGEFVEEVSCGAHHVAVLTSRSELYTWGKGANGRLGHGDTEDRRTPTLVEALKDRHVKNISCGSNFTTSICIHKWVSGADQSVCSGCRQAFGFTRKRHNCYNCGLVHCHACSSKKALKAALAPTPGKPHRVCDACYAKLKTSDTGNYNINRKATTPRRSIDIREKMDRGEANTSRTLFSPSTEPIKYLEIKSVRPGMRSEAPSIVRASQVPNLLQLKDIAFPSSLSAIQNAWKPVSSPVSLSPLNSPQPMGNSRPASPYSRRPSPPRISSPGFSRSVIDSLKKTNEILKNDMTKVQNQMKTFKQKCDAQETEIQKLQKEANETALSAKREASKCRVAKELVKSLAEQLKEMTVQLPPDIQDSETFKAMNGQIETFLHIYETSESSSVAESLMSGQKHASDTTSNMQENRIEYQATDLSHDGSVPQDSHRLSVSSNPETVPHHNSSEHESRSHDASTSKKEGESIEQFEPGVYVTFVQRSNGVKIFKRVKFSKRRFQEQQAEVWWKENKDRLLRRYSPPIVNVAASIGSSSTPASPSAASAAAVPSSTAPAEETNEGGPSSET
- the LOC8280435 gene encoding PH, RCC1 and FYVE domains-containing protein 1 isoform X2, whose protein sequence is MADPVIYGNSDRDIEQALVTLKKGTQLIKYSRKGKPKFRAFRLSPDETTLIWLSRGEEKILNLSSVSRIIPGQRTICKDKVEAEVWLAGLKALIGRNRGRRTRSDISDLTDGGDFLQNGRISGATLDLSSSINRGRVSIDLGPRDTSLNSASSDAASERANMQLRTSGGDGFRISVSSTPSCSSGGSGPDDIESLGDVYLWGEVWSDAVFPDGSMSSVPIKNDVLTPKPLESNVVLDVQQIACGVRHVALVTRQGEVFTWGEESGGRLGHGFETDFSCPRLVEFLAVTNVDFVACGEYHTCAVTTSGDLYTWGDGTRNAGLLGQGTDVSHWIPKRVSGPLEGLQVFSIACGTWHSALATSNGKLFTFGDGAFGVLGHGDRESLSFPKEVQLLSGLKTIKVACGVWHTAAIVEVMSQSGANVSSRKLFTWGDGDKNRLGHGSKDTYLLPTCVSSLIDYNFHQIACGQTLTVALTTSGHVFTMGGTAHGQLGNPASDGKMPTLVQDSLVGEFVEEVSCGAHHVAVLTSRSELYTWGKGANGRLGHGDTEDRRTPTLVEALKDRHVKNISCGSNFTTSICIHKWVSGADQSVCSGCRQAFGFTRKRHNCYNCGLVHCHACSSKKALKAALAPTPGKPHRVCDACYAKLKTSDTGNYNINRKATTPRRSIDIREKMDRGEANTSRTLFSPSTEPIKYLEIKSVRPGMRSEAPSIVRASQVPNLLQLKDIAFPSSLSAIQNAWKPVSSPVSLSPLNSPQPMGNSRPASPYSRRPSPPRISSPGFSRSVIDSLKKTNEILKNDMTKVQNQMKTFKQKCDAQETEIQKLQKEANETALSAKREASKCRVAKELVKSLAEQLKEMTVQLPPDIQDSETFKAMNGQIETFLHIYETSESSSVAESLMSGQKHASDTTSNMQENRIEYQATDLSHDGSVPQDSHRLSVSSNPETVPHHNSSEHESRSHDASTSKKEGESIEQFEPGVYVTFVQRSNGVKIFKRVKFSKRRFQEQQAEVWWKENKDRLLRRYSPPIVNVAASIGSSSTPASPSAASAAAVPSSTAPAEETNEGGPSSET
- the LOC8280435 gene encoding PH, RCC1 and FYVE domains-containing protein 1 isoform X1, which codes for MADPVIYGNSDRDIEQALVTLKKGTQLIKYSRKGKPKFRAFRLSPDETTLIWLSRGEEKILNLSSVSRIIPGQRTAVFRRFLRPEKDYLSFSLLYNNGERTLDLICKDKVEAEVWLAGLKALIGRNRGRRTRSDISDLTDGGDFLQNGRISGATLDLSSSINRGRVSIDLGPRDTSLNSASSDAASERANMQLRTSGGDGFRISVSSTPSCSSGGSGPDDIESLGDVYLWGEVWSDAVFPDGSMSSVPIKNDVLTPKPLESNVVLDVQQIACGVRHVALVTRQGEVFTWGEESGGRLGHGFETDFSCPRLVEFLAVTNVDFVACGEYHTCAVTTSGDLYTWGDGTRNAGLLGQGTDVSHWIPKRVSGPLEGLQVFSIACGTWHSALATSNGKLFTFGDGAFGVLGHGDRESLSFPKEVQLLSGLKTIKVACGVWHTAAIVEVMSQSGANVSSRKLFTWGDGDKNRLGHGSKDTYLLPTCVSSLIDYNFHQIACGQTLTVALTTSGHVFTMGGTAHGQLGNPASDGKMPTLVQDSLVGEFVEEVSCGAHHVAVLTSRSELYTWGKGANGRLGHGDTEDRRTPTLVEALKDRHVKNISCGSNFTTSICIHKWVSGADQSVCSGCRQAFGFTRKRHNCYNCGLVHCHACSSKKALKAALAPTPGKPHRVCDACYAKLKTSDTGNYNINRKATTPRRSIDIREKMDRGEANTSRTLFSPSTEPIKYLEIKSVRPGMRSEAPSIVRASQVPNLLQLKDIAFPSSLSAIQNAWKPVSSPVSLSPLNSPQPMGNSRPASPYSRRPSPPRISSPGFSRSVIDSLKKTNEILKNDMTKVQNQMKTFKQKCDAQETEIQKLQKEANETALSAKREASKCRVAKELVKSLAEQLKEMTVQLPPDIQDSETFKAMNGQIETFLHIYETSESSSVAESLMSGQKHASDTTSNMQENRIEYQATDLSHDGSVPQDSHRLSVSSNPETVPHHNSSEHESRSHDASTSKKEGESIEQFEPGVYVTFVQRSNGVKIFKRVKFSKRRFQEQQAEVWWKENKDRLLRRYSPPIVNVAASIGSSSTPASPSAASAAAVPSSTAPAEETNEGGPSSET
- the LOC8280434 gene encoding protein tas — its product is MASSVTSSIVIPSFLCNKNIQYVPRHFLMRNARNALRPISAKLSEKNALQYKKLGDSDLEVSEITLGTMTFGEQNTEKEAHEILSYAFDRGINILDTAEAYPIPMRKETQGRTDLYIGSWLKSQPRDKVIVATKVCGYSERSSYIRENAKILRVDAANIKESVEKSLKRLGIDYIDLLQIHWPDRYVPLFGEFFYDSSKWRPSVPFVEQLRAFQELIDEGKVRYIGVSNETSYGVMEFVHAAKTEGLPKIVSIQNSYSLLVRCHFEIDLVEVCHPKNCNIGLLCYSPLGGGSLSGKYLDMNSEAAKKGRLNLFPGYMERYQYSLAREATIQYIEMAQKHGLTPVQLALGFARDRPFMTSSIIGATSIDQLREDIDAFLTTGRPLPPEVMADIETIFKRYKDPTIL